One stretch of Arachis hypogaea cultivar Tifrunner chromosome 20, arahy.Tifrunner.gnm2.J5K5, whole genome shotgun sequence DNA includes these proteins:
- the LOC112783950 gene encoding uncharacterized protein yields the protein MFPSTTYSYSTGPYPCFPSSSSSYPLFPFLNPENNASSSSATTATNNNNNNLLHDPSLCVPYIPIPEALTNLATVVDNTSNLAASSSMPKQHDLNGGGGGGAHHHFGISSLLAKKPAAAKKDRHSKIYTAQGLRDRRVRLSIEIARKFFDLQDMLGFDKASNTLDWLFTKSKKAIKELARSKNHSASDEAEAGAGAGANNKSFASSSDCDEDDFEVLSRNNHHRHHQQGSDARERKLKSAQQKEASACNVRAKMKESREKARARARERTSNKMCNSIMGNSSSSSGKVLELKKRCPAPSENPHHLGGGEVSQTRDDFNVIEESIVIKRKLKQPSMMSSSHHHHHHHHQLNLPIPNNNNKEASFNNNSDNNYHPGNYTNLSPNWDNANGPASSANNRSNFCAIASMNLSTGLQIFGKSWEECTNPSRLH from the exons ATGTTTCCTTCCACTACTTACAGTTACAGCACTGGCCCTTACCCTTGCTtcccttcatcttcttcttcatatcctctttttccttttctgAACCCTGAGAAcaatgcttcttcttcttctgcaacaaCCGccactaacaacaacaacaataatctcCTTCATGATCCATCTCTCTGCGTTCCTTACATTCCAATCCCTGAAGCACTAACCAATTTGGCAACAGTTGTAGATAACACTAGTAATCTTGCTGCATCTTCATCAATGCCCAAACAACACGACCTCAACGGTGGCGGTGGCGGAGGTGCTCATCATCACTTCGGCATATCCAGTTTGCTCGCGAAGAAACCGGCGGCGGCGAAGAAAGATAGGCACAGCAAGATTTACACCGCTCAAGGGCTGAGGGACCGAAGGGTGAGGCTGTCGATCGAGATCGCGCGCAAGTTCTTCGATCTCCAAGACATGCTAGGGTTTGATAAGGCCAGCAACACGCTCGACTGGCTCTTCACCAAGTCCAAGAAAGCCATTAAGGAGCTTGCCAGGAGCAAGAACCACAGCGCCAGTGACGAAGCCGAAGCCGGTGCCGGTGCCGGTGCCAATAACAAGAGTTTCGCCTCGTCCTCTGACTGCGACGAAGATGACTTTGAAGTGCTTTCTAGAAACAACCACCACCGCCACCATCAACAAGG GTCAGATGCGAGGGAGAGGAAGCTGAAAAGTGCACAACAGAAAGAAGCAAGTGCTTGTAATGTGAGGGCAAAGATGAAGGAGTCAAGGGAGAAAGCAAGAGCAAGAGCAAGAGAAAGGACTAGTAACAAGATGTGTAACAGCATAATgggaaattcttcttcttcttccgggAAGGTTCTAGAATTGAAGAAAAGATGCCCTGCACCTAGTGAAAACCCTCACCACCTTGGTGGTGGCGAAGTTTCACAAACTAGAGATGACTTCAACGTTATTGAGGAATCCATTGTGATCAAGAGGAAGTTGAAGCAGCCATCTATGATGTCATCCTcgcatcaccatcaccatcaccaccaccaattAAACCTTCCCatccctaataataataataaggaagcAAGTTTCAACAACAACAGTGATAATAATTACCATCCTGGAAACTACACCAATTTGTCACCAAATTGGGATAATGCTAATGGACCAGCCTCATCAGCTAATAACCGCTCCAACTTCTGTGCAATAGCCAGCATGAATCTCTCTACAG ggcTACAAATCTTTGGAAAGTCATGGGAGGAATGCACCAATCCATCACGTCTGCACTAG